TGGAACCAAAACTTCCTCCTTGTCTTGCATTCTTATGTATTACCCTTACACCTAAAGCTCTTTCAATTTCTGCAGAAACAGCATTTCCTGCTTGTAAATTTGAAATTATTTCTATAGCGTTTTCCTTAGGATAAATAATAGCACCAAAGGGTTCTATTGGATTTCCACTACTTTTTGACCAATATAAATCCAGCTCTAGATGCTTTCCTTGAGAAGAAATCTTACCAAATTCAAATGTTTGTTCTTTAACTATATTGGTTTTAAGCTCATCAAATACATAAACTTCGCCTTTAAGCGCTTTTTCTATGTTTGGAATAGGTTCTAATGGTTCATAATCTACTTGAACTAATTCCGCTAAGTCTGTTGCTTCGTATGGATCATTAGCTAAGACTAGTGCTACTGGTTGGCCTACATATAATGCCTTCTTTGTTGCAATTACTAAAGTTGATAAGCTGGCTCCTTCTCTATCTCCAGATTCAACTGCTTTAGCCATTATATCTTTTCCAGTTAATACTTGTGCTCCATGTTTAATAGCATCAGAAGCGTCAATATTTCTTATTAATGCATGTGGATAAGGACTTCTAACAAAAATCGCATATTTACCTTTAAAGGGATAGTCATCTATATAATTGCCTTTTCCTATAAGTAATTGTTCGACATCAAACCTTTTCATAGGTTATAATAAGAGGACAAGTATTAAACGTTATCATTAGCAGTTACAAATAGTTTTTAAAGTATAATGGTTTACGTAGTAAATACAACGTAATCTACAATTAGCTTTAAGAATGAATCCGTTACATTTTGATGACATGATTAACGATGTGGAGATGATATCAGATTTGCAAGATATATCTTAAAGAGAGAAAGTTTTCTGCTTATTATTCATAAATTTCGTGTTAAGTTAAAATTCATAAAAGTAGCTTCTGCGTAACCACTTAATGTAGTACCTACTATAAATATAAAATTTACATTAGATGTATAGTAGTTATTCTCCTCAGCAATTTTATATATTTCACTAAAGTTTATACTAATTTTTGTTGTATTTTCTAGGATAACATAAAGATTATTGTTGGGATGATAGCAAGCTGAGACATTGGAATAGCCTATCCATATCTGGTCTTTACCATTATTTATTTCAATACCATAAAAAACAACTGGATAACCATTCGAGACTATAGAGAAATTACTTATATTTGATGAAATTCTACTGATTTGAAATGTGTAAGTATAGTTATGTAAACCTAAATAAGTCAAATTTACACAAGGATTAATTAATTGAGATGCTGCCCATCCTTCTCTTGTTAAATTCTTCACTGCATACAAAGTTAAAATTCCCGGAGAATAAGTTGTATTGTTCAATTCTCGATAAATATACCAAGCATAACCTGCTTGATCGTTAGGCCCAAAATACCATCCATAAGGATAAGATTTTAAGTTAACAGTGTAACTTGCTAAAGCTAAATATGGATTCTGAAATGGATAGTAAGTGTCGTTATTAAAAATGGACTCATAATAAGCACGAATATTACCATAATAACCAACGATTACAAAAGGATTATTATAATTTAGTAAATCAACAAACGTCCTTGGATAGATACTTATAATGTTTAATCCAGGATGTAAAGATGCATTAGCTATCCATAATAGACCATTAGTCTGTATAGTATTTGTCGGTGGAGTAGGATAATAGGGTAGAATTCTAAAGCTTAGTGGCAAAGACCTAGGATCACCAGGTTGGGGATTATAATATATTTCAAGGGTTATTTCGGTAACGATATTGTTGAGCATTAAGGGGTCTGAAGCCTTTGCTGATACAATAACAACTGAGGAAGAATAAGGTCTAGTAAATAAAAAACCTGCAACGACCATACTTATTAAGATAACTGGAAGGAGTTTCTTAAGATCGAGTCTAACTTTATTCTCAGTTTCAACTTTTGAGGATTCCGGTAACATGATTAAAGCCAAATAAGGCCAGTAGATTAGATAACTCAATAATAGTCTATCGTAGAAAAAGAAAACTAAGACAGGATAGGCTGGAAAAGTATATTTTAGCCTATCATAGTATAAGATGTAAATGTAAATAAATGTAAGATAAACTATAGCTGGTAAAACGTAAAATGTTATTCTTCCTACATGGATAGCTCCGGTGAAATTTAATGCTGAGATTCCCAGACCTACACCTAATATAGGCTGTGTTGCTATACCAGATACACTATCAATCCATGTGATAGGAGAAGAGACAATAAATGGTAAGTTAATAAAAACAAAAGTTAGGCTTGCTATAAGCAAGTATCTAATCATTTGAAAGGAGGATTTATAAATATCCTTATAGAGAAAATAAAGATAAAAAGGTAAAATAATTAATGCAGTTTGCTTATAAGAAATAGCTAAACCCAAGAGTATTGAGGAAATGATAGGTTTCTCTTTATAAACATAGGACAAAGCAACTAAATCAGTCCAAACTATATCAGTGACTCCACCAATAGAATAGAACATCCAGTTAATGTTAATTAAGAGAGAAACAAGGGCTAAAATAATTGCTAGAATTGATGTATTTATTTTTTTAAAATAAAAGAAGATAATGATATATGACAACAAATTAAATACAATAAGGAGAAGATCTGGAGGTGCATTTAGAAGGGCAAACGGTACTTGAAGAAGGAAAGATAATGCGGGATATTGTAAGGTATCTACATAGCCGCCATATACAGTAGGAGTTATAAAGAAGGGCAAAACCTCATTTGGGAGAAGTTCGAATTTATAAGTATATGGATTAATACCGTGAATTACCAATTTAGCTGCAGAATAGTCTATGAATATTTCATCTGTCCCATATCTTGGGAAAGAATGATAATATCCAATAATAAAAGTAATAACAGAGGCTAGAGTTAAGGAAAATAAAACATATTCGTACTTTTCAGAGTATTTTCTAATAAAAAGAGAAATAAATAGTGATATAAATCCAAAGACTATAAGAAGCCAGGTCGAAATTTCTGTTGAAGGATTTATATATCCCCCAGACGACCAGACTTGATTAGCAAATATGAAGACTAATATTGAAAGTAAAAATCCTGACATCTTAAGCTGTAAAGATTTTTCCATATTTTGAAAGAATTTACAATATATATAAAAAACTAATCGTAAGTTTAGTCTTGTGGAGCTTCAAACATTTATTTGAGGTGATATGGTAATTTCATAAAGACTTTACCTCTTTTCAATATGATACAAGATATGTGAGTAAACTATATGAGTTTTAGCTCGTTCTTATGTTATTAAATAAAATAATCCAAAGCTTTCCGGAATACCTATATTCATCAATTTATCATTATATTACTCATTAATCTAACGCTATCCATTATGAAGGGTTTGGTCTCAACTAATTTAATTTAGTATTCAACCCGGGAATTTCATCAAAGTCTTAATTATTTTTCTCTTGCTAAATATGAATGAGTTATAGTATTAGAGACGAGAACACGTAATGTCTCCATATTCTTCATGGAAAACTCCATCTTGTATTTAGAAAAACTTAAATGTTTTAATTTTTCATCACTATTCTAGCATTTACCATACACATTTAGGATGAGATCTAGAAATATGTCGCACAAAGAGGATTTAAATATAACACTTTTATAGAAACTGTTTTAATGGTATATAAGTAACTAAACTATTTCTTACTTTTAGTGTTTTCGATAAAAATAATTAATCATATGATTTCATACAACATAATAACGTTACTAGAAGTAAAAATTCAGTGATTTTTATCATTAGTAGTTTATGGTTTGTTTTTGCTTAACTATTCATAATCTTATTATTAATTATTTTGGGAAGAGCAGTAGTAGTTTATGTATTTAGTGCAAGTCTACTTACGAGAAGTTTTGATGGGATCATGTAAAGTTACTCAAGGCTTTTCTCATTATGCTTAGAACTATAAAGTACGTATTTTGTGTTATTAATAGTCAAATTTGATAACGAAAAATTTGATAACTAATACATTATTATGTGCTTAATCGAAATACTAAAGATGATATATCATGGTTATAAATATGCATTTTTATGCGTTATATTAAAACAATTTATTAGTTATATTTTGATAAAGATGAGCAAATAGATACGTTAATAGGAGTTTATATTAACGTATATTAGAGTACGAGATCTTCGATAATTGATTATCAATATTTAGCTTTATAAGCATTAATTTTCCCTTTTCTAAAAGTCTTACGAGTACTCCACTTTCAACGTCGAAGAACATATTTACTTCCAAGTTTATAAAATCTTTTTTTCCTACAATAGAGAATTTATAACTTTTTATTGACCCAGCATCGCATACGGCATCAGTTATTCCAACGTCAAATCGTGTGACATTTAATGGAAAATTTTTGAATAAATTGTCAACATTAACTTGAGACATTCCCTTACTATTTATCACATCAATATATTTTTTCGGAATTATTGGAAAATTTGAACCAAAATTTTGCGATAGGTCATGCTCATAAACACCAGGTTCAATCTTCATTAATACAATTTTTTCTATATCTATTTCTGATACATCTCTTGCTAGCAATAAATTTTCATCTGTTGACACTTTATATGTTAGTTTGCTATTGTCAACATTAAGAATAGTATATAATACTTTTCCAGCATATTTTTTATGTAGGAATGATGCTAAAAATTCTATATTTATTTTATACTCTAGTACCAAACCAGGTCTTAGTTGCATCACCTAAATAATATATAATGTATATAATAAATCTTAATGAACAGTATCTTATTATTATAAATTGTTATTATGTTAAAATAATTTATATAAAAATGAATTATAGAAAAAAAATAAAAAACTTACTTTTTATCTTTATCCAGCTAGGGACTGAAGGAGGCTAACTAATAGGCTTAATACTGCTTGTAGTAGTTGTTCTAATAGCTGGAGTACTACTTGTAGAATACTTGATAAGGCGGATGTTGCGGCCATTTTTGGTCTGTATATTCTTTATGAATAATACGTATAAATATTTTATTGATAAGTAACTTGTTTACTAATTCAAAAAAGGAAAATATGAAGCTATAATACTTTATTCAGCAGATCGGCTTGACCGTTTAAAATCTATTTGACTAAAATACTCTATATAAATTTAACCTTGTAAACCCTTTATTTGGAACGATATTAGAATCTATTAATTTCTATTTAAAGCCTTAAGTTATATTTTTATTTTATATAAAAAAATTCTTATCTCCATAGATTATATCTTATTTTAATATATATAAAGTTTTACGTATTCATATATGTTTTATGATAGAGTTAAATAGATTTTCAATAAGTAAACAGACATTACAATCAAAAATATTTTTATACTTAAATATCTATATTAAAATAGACCAAATATGTTATTTGTAGAAAGTCTATTAGGACTAGATTCAGCATTAAATGGTCTAGTAAGTGCTCTAGTATCTCTTTTGCAGAATCTATTAGCTTTAGTAGTACAACTGCTACAAACCTTGTTAGGTGCCTTAGCTAGTCTCTAAAAAAAGATAATTTTTTTTATTTTATTTATTATTAAATTATATAGCAATATTTAGTTTTATTTTATATAATTTTAGTTATATAAAACCTTTTTTACCAAATATTTTAGGATAGATAATTGGAATCTAAGGAGTTTTCGATTATAGATGTTATATCAGTCAGAATGTAATACATTAAAATTAAAGATATAAGAAGTTCTATTTCTTTTAGTGTAACATTTATTTTCATTGTTTTCTACTTAATATAATTACATCTGTTAGAGATAATTGAAATATAGTCTTAACATGAAAATTACTTTATTTTACGATTTATTTTTTCGATATTGTTCAGTTGCAGTCATGAAAATCAACAAATAATAGATATAAATTGTAATCAACATTATTTTCTATGTATTATGCGATCCTCACAAATGAGTTTTTGTATATTTACGAGAACTGACTTTGCGTATATATAATTTCTTTATGTTTTTAATTATTTTTACATATTACATACTAATTTACATGACTGTATTCAAAGAGTCCTTTTTCTTTTCGTAATACTAGTTCCTTATAATATTCTAGATAAACATGATATTACAATACTTAATCCTTATTTATAAAGTAATGATTATCGAGATAAGAAATGCTCTCTATAAGCTTTTTTATTCATAGTTGCAATAAATTTTGTATCTCCATAGCGATACTACTTACATACTCTATTCATAAGAGGATAAATTTTATAAATGGCATTTGCAATTTTATATTTAATGAATAGAAGAACTACAAAAGAGAATAATGGCAATCTAAAAACTTATCACATAGTCTTCCCATATTATGTCTTTGAAAATTGGTTTGAACTCCTTTCTGAGGAGAACAAAGAACGTAAAAAGATATTAAAAGCTCCATTAGAGTTTGATTTCTTTCTTAAGTCATTAGCTGAATATTTTCCATATAGGCAAATTGAAGAAATTTTAAGAATTTTGGCTGAGTATAAAATAATTCCTTATGTTTTAGACTATACTACTATATGGAAAAGGTTACAAAATGTCAACAATAAGCAAGCAATGAATATGCCTAGAAAAAAATCTAATAAGTTACTTAAATTAACTTTAGTTTTAGATAAAGGTAAAAATAAGATTGTGTCTGTTCAAATAAATATAGAAGATAAAAATAATGTTGTATCTTTTACATATAGTGGTGCATAATATGAGAGAGAAAAATTATTTACAGAATATTATTATATTAGCCTTTCTTGGTTTTCTTGTAACTTCTACCTTTAGTATAGCTAACGTTTATTTTATACCCAATTATGTTGTTAAAGATTCTAATTATACATATAAAGTAATTATGTCTATAAGCGGTTTTGGGGGATTAATAAGTGAAACAAAAAGTGGTTTTGTAATATATAAAATAGACAATTATTCTTCAGATAATTTCACATTTACTGTAACATCATTTGGTAATCTGTTTACCTATCTAAAGGATGAGAACATAAATCCACAAAAAATTCTATTAGTTTATGTAAATAACGGAACATATACAATAAACTATAATGAATCATTAAAATTCCCTTCTATTAGTTTTTATTTGTTACAAAAAATAAGAGAAAACGAAACTATAATGGTTATTACTACTAATGCTGGATCCTTTTATGTTTATAAAATAAACCAAAGTTTATCCAAAAATGGTGAGCAAGGAATTGTTAATCTTTATGTGGATAATAGTTCTGGTTTATTAATAGAATTAAATGAGTATGCGTCAGACACATTAGGATCAGTAAATATTACTTTTGAGTTATATAACTTTACTCAAGTTTTAAATTCTTCTAATAAGAATAATACTTTATCTTCCACTTCTTTTAGCAAATCAAATTTTGCCAATAGCTCGCAATTAAATTTAAATAATTCTTTAACTTATGATAGTACTTCAAAAAATGATAATTATCTTATAGCAGTTGCAATAGTTGGTGTAATTATATTCAGCGTATTGCTTTTTCGTAATAGGTTTATTAAACGAAAGTTTTAAATAATTCTTAAATATAATTATATATATGAATAGGAATACTAGTTTAATAGTAATATTTTTGATTTTGTTAATAGCAGAAGTGAGTAGTCAATCTATAGTAAGTCTATCGTATTCACAACCATATTACTTAGTATATAACTCCCCGTTCTATTCACTAATTTATCAGTCCGAATATGTTGGACCACTGAACGGATCTCAAGTAATATACTTTGCAGTAGTACTTAATTTTACGAACTTTTCCAGTCTGATGCAAACTACAAATGAAATTTTAAATCATGTAATGGGATTTATGTCACCACAACAATTCAGAGAATATTATTATCCATCTACCTCATATATAAACTCAGTAATCTCGTATATGAAATCTTACGGAATTTCATTCATAGGACAGTACGGATTATTATTAATTTTTAAAGGTACAGTGAATGAAGTGGAGAATGCGTTTAATACTTATATTAATCTTTACTTCTATCCTACTGGAGAAATTTTTTGGTTTGGAGAACCAGGATTGCTGACATTCGTGCCATTTTATTTTTACGCAAATAATGTAACGCCATCATTGCCTTATAATATAGGTAAGCATATTATTGGAATAATTGGACTAAATAGTATAGACCCTACTATTTATCCCTCTCTTTACAATTCTAACTTTCAATTAGCTTCTAATCCATTAATATCAAATGTTACTGTAACTCCCTCTATAATAGCCCAATATTTTAATTTTACTAAAGTCTATGAAGAAAATAAGCTAGGTCAAGGTATGAGTATAGGAATTATAGGTGAACCCGAAAGTTATGTGAATTCTTCCGATATTTATCATTTTTGGAATAAATTTAGCATAGTACCTCGAGAAGGTAAGTTAAACGTTATAGTTTTTGGGAGTAACACTAGTGAAGGAGAAAGCGCTGAAAATGAAATGGATGCTGAATGGGCTGGAGTTTTAGCGCCTGATGCTAACATATATATTGTATTTAGCGACGGTTATGTAGGTGGGAATAAAATGATAGGGAATTTACTTAACTATTACTATGAATTCTATTATATGATTAATTACATTAATCCAGATGTT
The nucleotide sequence above comes from Sulfurisphaera javensis. Encoded proteins:
- a CDS encoding protease pro-enzyme activation domain-containing protein — its product is MNRNTSLIVIFLILLIAEVSSQSIVSLSYSQPYYLVYNSPFYSLIYQSEYVGPLNGSQVIYFAVVLNFTNFSSLMQTTNEILNHVMGFMSPQQFREYYYPSTSYINSVISYMKSYGISFIGQYGLLLIFKGTVNEVENAFNTYINLYFYPTGEIFWFGEPGLLTFVPFYFYANNVTPSLPYNIGKHIIGIIGLNSIDPTIYPSLYNSNFQLASNPLISNVTVTPSIIAQYFNFTKVYEENKLGQGMSIGIIGEPESYVNSSDIYHFWNKFSIVPREGKLNVIVFGSNTSEGESAENEMDAEWAGVLAPDANIYIVFSDGYVGGNKMIGNLLNYYYEFYYMINYINPDVLSVSVELPESFLAAYDPVMLYAINNLLIQAADQGISVIAAAGDWGYESNFPPIDFMINVQNTIWFPASDPLVTSAGGIFVNVSSTGKVLNISGWDYSTGGFSVVFYGQSYEMNSLIPGTLTLFRKYPDIAFVADGGYNITEYGSGLPMIYNGSTYYWFGTSGAAPMTAAMVVLSGHRLGSLNYIFYYISYSGEIDINGYEMQGLPPWIPITSGYNPMPATYGWNYVTGIGTYNAYAMVYDLDLIYSVVYG